In Candidatus Devosia phytovorans, the DNA window AACAGCCCTGCGGCACTACGATCTCTACGCCACGCCACGGCAATCCACGGCCGAGATAGCGCGGGCCGCTGGCGTGAAGCATGTCCTGCGGGTCAATTTCTTCGCCGACGAGGTGCTGCATCGCCCGCAGATACCGACGGCGGAGGAGCAAGCGCAGTTCGGATCGCCGGTGTCATTCGTGGGCAGCTGGTTTGCCGAGCGCGGGCCCTTCATGGAGACGCTGGCGCGGCGCGGCGTACCGCTCAAGGTGATCGGACAGCGCTGGGAGCGGGCGGATAATTTCGCCGCCTTCCGACATGTCGTCGTGCCCGGCTATCTCGACAGCGCCGCCTATTCGGCCGCCGTGCGCAGCGCCGAGATCGCCATCTGCATGCTGTCCAAGGGCAATCAGGACCTGCAGACCTCGCGCTCCTCGGAAATCCCGGCCATGGGCGTGGTGCTCTGCGCCGAGCGCACGGCCGAACATATGGCCATGTATGTGGAGGGAGAGGAGGCGCTGTTCTGGTCGAGCGCAGAGGAATGCGCCGATCTGTGTCTGGGCCTGCTGGCTGATCCGGCGCGGCTCGCGCGGATCGCGGCGGGGGGACGCCGGCGAGTGCTGACCAATGACAACTGGGCCGAGACGACTATGGAGCAGATCCTGCTGGCGGCGGTGGGCGAGGTGGCGCTTTCATGATCGGGTTGCTGGTCGGCGTGGAACTGGTGCTGCTGCTGGAGGCCAAGCGGCGCGTTTGCTCGTTGTCAGCTTTCGACCTGATCGGCGGCTATATCATGGCCTGCCAACTGGCCTATTATAGCGCGCAATTCGTGCCTGTCGTTGATATCGCGGCGCCTGGGCAATTGCGCAGCCATCTCTACGTCAACGACGAGGGCCTGCAGCTCTATTTCTGGATTTTCCTCTGCTGTTATGGCGCGACCCTTGGGCTTAGGGTTACCGAGCGAGCAGATGTGCAGGCTCTTGGCGGCGAGGCCATTGCCGGGGTGGAGCGCTGGCTGGGTCTGGTGCTGCTGGTCTGTGGCCTGTTGGCGCTCGTCAATGTCCTGTCCACCGACAGCGCGGCGCTCTGGTACAATCGCAGCTATCTGCTGCTCAGCTCCACGCGGGGGCTGGCAATCGCCAATGGCCTTACGGCCATGGTGCAGGAACTATCGCAGATCCTAGGCGTGGTCGCGGCCTTTAGTTTTGCCGTCGCGCTCTGGACGGGGCGGAGGGGGCTGGCTTTCGGCTTTTTCCTGATCCTTAGCTGGTATGTGCTGCTGGGCCTCGCCAATGCGGGGCGGGCGGCGGCGGTCTATGTCTTCGTTGTCGCGGCGGTAGCAGCGGTCATGCCGCGGCGGGGGCGCTGGCTGGTGGTGGGCGGTGTGGGCCTTGTGGCGCTGCTGTGCCTGCTGATGGCGCTGGGCGGCAGGATGACACGCGAGTTTGGTGTCTCGGTCATTCCGGACAATTTCGTCTCGGCCGTGCTCGCGGGGCCAAACCGGCTGCTGTTTGTCATCGGCAACCTGACGCAGGGCGTCTTTGTCACCAATGATGGTTTCGTGCTGCGGCCCCAGCATCCCGAGCTTTACAAGCAGCTTTCCTTTTCGCCCTTTCCCTCGGCGGTGGATGGCTTCGAGGGCATAAGGCGCATCCAGGAAATTCGCCTGCACAGCTATGTGCCGATGAGTGCGATCACCGAAGTGGTGGCCTTTGGCGGCGCCTATACCGTCGTGGCTTCGCTGATCCTGATGCTGGGCATCAGGCTTTCCATCATGGTGGCCGGGCGTGGGCATGTGCTGCTGTCGGTTCTGGCGGGTGCCTGGCTGTTCCTGGTGTTTGTGCAGGCCGGTGCCTATCCGCTGCGCAATGTATTCCGGCAGGAGCTGATCGGCGTGGCGCTGTTGGTGGTGGCGCTCTGGCTGCGTCCGGCAACGGCTGTACGTGAGGTGAGGGCGCCATGAGTGCACCGCGGCTTGATCTGGTAACCGGTTCGCTGTCGCGCCAGGGCGGTGGCGTGGCCGAGGTGGCGCGGCAGACGGGGCTTGGCCTTGTCGGAGAAGGGACATTCGACGTGCGGCTTGTCGCGACGCGGGACGGGGATCTGGACCGGGACCTCCACAATCTTGGGACGCTTGCCGTGCGGGCCTATCGCTTTTTCGGGCCGTCGACCTTCCGGATATCGCCGGGGCTGTTCTGGCGTGTGCTGACCAGTGATGCCGATGTCATGGCGGTGCATGGGCTGTGGGCGTTTCATGGCTTTGCCGTGCTGGCGTGGCACCTGCGGACTGGAAGGCCTTATGTCCTGGTGCCGCACGGCATGTTGGAGCCGTGGATCCTTCGGCGATCGCGAGGGCTCAAGCGTCTGGTGTCACTGCTCTATCAGGACCTGCTGCTGCATTGCGCCGCGGGCTTTCAGGTGCTGACGGAGGCGGAATCGCGGGATGTGCGCGCCCTGCTGCCCGCGGCGCATTGTGTGGCTATTGCCAATGCGGTGGGCCAGAACCAGCCGGAAGATGCCCTGCCGCAATGGCATGGCGAGGCCATGCGGTCGCGGCGGGTCTATCTGTTCTTCGGGCGGATCCATGACAAGAAGGGCTGGCTCGAGCTCTGCCTTGCCTGGCAGGTGCTGTGCCGGCGCGATTGCGGCTTTGCGGCACGCTCGCAGCTGGTGTTCTGCGGCTGGCTCGACCAGGTGGCGGATTTTGACCTGGCGGTCGCGGCGCTGAACGCCGAGTTCGGCAATGTCAGCCATGTCGGTCCGCAATATGGGCAGGAAAAGGCGCGGTCACTGCAGGCGGCACATGTCCTGGTGCTGCCCTCGAAAAGCGAGGGTCTTCCCGTGGTGGTGCTGGAAGCCTGGAGCCACGGCATTCCGGTGCTGATGACGGAGGCCTGCAATCTGCCGCAGGGTTTTGCCAGCGGGGCGGCGTTGCGGATCGGCGAAGATGCGCCTTCCGTGATCGAGGGGCTGGCGCAGGCAGATCGCTGGGACAAGTTTGAGATCGTCAGCATGTCGAAGGCGGCGCGTGCGCTGGTGGCGCAGGCATTTTCGCCTGCGGTCATTGCCGGCGAGATCAGTTCGTTGCTGCAGAGCGTGCTGGTGCGGTCGGGGCGGGCAACATGAGTGCCCCACTCGATGCGCGGGTCGCCAGACCGCTCGGGGGCGGCGCCAGTTTCAGCCTGCGGCATCGGCTGTTGCGGGCGCTCTGGGGCGTGACCTGGCTGCTGCTGGCGCGGTGGACGCCGCCCGTGGCGCGGCGCTGGCGTATTGCATTGCTCAACCTGTTCGGAGCCAGGGTCAGTTCCGAAGCCAATGTCTATGCATCGGTTGCCGTGTGGTATCCGCCCCATCTCAGCATGGATGGGGGGGCGACGCTGGGTCCGGGTGTGCAATGCTATTGCATGGACCGCGTCCACATCGGACGTGGTGCGGTGGTGTCACTACGGGCCTTCCTTTGTGGCGGCACGCATGATGTGGACGATGCTGACTTTCAGCTCGTGACCCGTCCGATCCACATCGGGGATCACGCCTGGATCGCGGCCGAGGCTTTTGTTGGGCCGGGCGTAACGGTGGGGCCGGGCGCGGTGCTGGGGGCGCGCGGTGTGGCGACCAGGGAACTCGATGCCTGGACCGTATATGTGGGCAATCCGGCCCGGGCGGTGCGCCGGCGCAAGCGGGTGGGCGCCTAGATGCCGGGGATTGCGGTTGTGATCCTGACCCACAATGAGGCGATCCACCTGTCACGGGCGCTGGACAGCGTCGCAAGCTTCGCGCGCTCGGTACATGTGGTGGATTCGGGGTCGGGTGATGGAACGGTGGAGATCGCCAAGGCGCGGGGCGCCGAGGTGCTGGTGCATGCATGGCGCAACTATGCCGACCAGTTCCAATGGGGCATGGACAATATTGACAGCGACGCCGACTGGATCCTGCGGCTCGATGCGGATGAAGTGATCGGAGCGGATCTGGCGGCGCGCTTCTACAGCGAGGTCAGCCAGCTTCCGGCAGAGGTTGCCGGCATCAATATCGACCGGCGGCATGTCTTCATGGGGCGCTGGATCCGCTTTGGCGGACGCTATCCTCTGACGCTGCTGCGCCTGTTCCGGCGCGGGCAGGGGCGGATCGAGCAGCGCTGGATGGACGAGCATATCGTGCTCGAAAGCGGCCGGACGGTGCATTTTGCCGGCAGTTTTTCGGACGTGAACCTCAAGGACCTGAGCTTTTTCACCGCCAAGCACAATGGCTATGCCACGCGCGAAGCGGTGGATATCATCAACCAGCGGCATGGCCTGTTTCCACGCGACATGGCGGTGACGGCGGGGAGCACGTCAGTTCAGGCGGGGTTGAAGCGCTTTATCAAGGAACGCGTCTACAATGCTTTGCCGCCGGAGCTTTCGGCGTTGGGTTATTTTCTCTACCGCTACCTGTTGCAGCTCGGTTTCCTCGATGGCCGGGAGGGGCTGATCTATCATGTGCTGCAAGGCTTTTGGTATCGCTTCCTTGTCGGCGCGAAAGTGGTCGAATACGAGCGGGAGCTGGTCCATTGGCAGACGCGCGCGGCCAAACTCGATCGCCTCACCGCGCTGACCGGGCTGGCGCTCACCAGCCCAGCGACGCCAGCCGCGCCAGCACCAGTTGCGCCACCGCATCCATCCCAGGACCTGTAAGATGCACGCCATCCTGCAGCAGGCTTGCCGGAACGGTGCCGGAGGCGACGTTTTCGGCATCGCCCGCGCCATTGGCGAGGGCCAGCAGCGTGGGCATGGGATCGATCATGCGGGTCCCATAGGCCGCGGCTAGTGCAGTGGTCAATGATCGGGCAGCATCGCGTTGCTCCACGCTCTGGGCGCTACGCAGGGCGGGAGCCAGGATCAGGAAGCGCTGGTGGCCGAGCGCGGCGATCATGGCGGCGTAGCGCGCCATGTCGCTGGCCAATGCGCCATAGCCATTGTTGTCGCCGTCCCAGAAGATCAGCGGCAGGTCACGCGGCGTGCCGGTTTTCGCCAATACGCGCGTCTGGCTCTGCTCCAGCGTCGAGCCGCCGATGCCGTCGTTGAGCGGATAACGGCGTCCGAGCCGTGCGATGGAGGCGGCGAGCCCCACGCCGGCCGAGCTGGCGATATAGCTGTCGCCCTCCAGCCAGAGATCATGGGGTGGTGTCGAGGCGGCGGTATTGGTCGCGACGTCCGGGGCAGGGTCTGGATAGATGGTGATGCGACGGATCTGCCCGGACCAGGGCAGGTTGGCACTGGCGCCGCGGCCGATGCGCATGGTGGTAACGGCGGGCAGCGCGGTAGAACTCACCGTAGCACCGCTGCCGGCGCCATTGGCGGCCCCGGCAAAATTCTGCGTCCGGACTGAATGGCTGGTGCGCAGCACCACGCCACGGCCCAGCGCCTGGGTGCCGATATCGGACAGCGTCGTGCCGGCAGCAATGACGAAAAGCCGGACGACCTGCGAGGCGCTGTCGCGCCGGGCGCGCAGGCAATTGGTCTCGCTGCCATCGTCGAGCGAATAGAGCACTTCATTGCCGGTCGGCTGCTCGGCCACAAGCGCATCGACTTGGATCTGTACCGTGGCGTCGGTCCAGGGGAAGCTGACCACGCCATCGGCCACCGCGCCGCCGATGGCTGCGAGGAATGCGGCGCGCGATCCATATTCGCGGCCGTCCCACCAGTAGCGGTCATTGGCAAAATCGAGGTCGAGCAAAGCGCCGCTCTGCCACCAGGCCCGCGCGCTCATCATGCCTGCACCAAGGCCCAGCGCGGCCACACCAATTGCTGCGCCCATGACTAGAGCAGCCCGACGAGAAAGCTGGCCGTGGTCGCCGCCAGCACTTTTCGCGCGCGCAGCGGCAGTATTGTGCCGGCCGGCACCGATTTCAGCGTGATCGCCGTGCCCCATGCCATCTCCACGCGGACGTCGCCGCCGCCACCGACATAAAGCGCCCGCGTGAGGTCACGCAGGTCCTGCGTGTCGCTGGGCGTGATCGCGAAGCCGTCAAGGGCCGGGCCGGTATCGCTGGGTTCTCTGCCTTCAAACTTGTCCATGTCGCTCTCCTTGCTGCCGACAAGGATAAGCGCGGGGCGGAGAGCGGGGAAAACTCTGCGCTAAACACCTCTGGCTGCCGCGATATTTTCAAGAAACCAGGCATAGGTCCGGGCTATGCCGGTTTCGAGGTCCAGGCTGGGCTGCCAGCCAAGATTGCGCAGCTTGTCAGCGCTCATCAGCTTGCGCGGCGTGCCGTCTGGCTTGGAGAGGTCATGGCGCATTTCGCCCTCGTAGCCGACCACGCGACAGACCATTTGCGTCAGTTCAAGAATGGAGAGGTCTGTCCCGGAGCCGACATTAACCTGCTCTTCGCCTGAATAGGCCTTGAGCAGGAAGACCAGTGCGTCGGCGCAGTCGTCTACATGGAGGAGTTCGCGCCGCGGCCTGCCGGTGCCCCAGACGGTGATGCCTGGCGCGCCGCTGAGCTTGGCCTCATGCGCCTTGCGGATCAGGGCGGGCAGGACGTGGCTCGACTGCAGGTCGAAATTGTCCCCCGGGCCATAGAGATTGGTCGGCATGGCCGAGATATAGTCTCGGCCATATTGCCGGCGATAGGCCTGGACCAGCTTGATCCCGGCGATCTTGGCCACGGCGTACCACTGGTTGGTCGGCTCCAGCGGGCCGGTGAGCAGGCTCTCCTCGGTGATCGGCTGGGGAGCGAACTTGGGGTAGATGCAGGACGAGCCCAGGAACAGCAGCCGTTCCACGCCATTGGCATGGGCCGCGGCAATCGTATTGGCTTCCACCATCAGGTTTTCATGGAGGAAATCGGCGGGCAGCGTGTCATTGGCGAGAATGCCGCCGACCCTGGCCGCCGCCATGACCACGACATCGGGCCGCATATCGCGCAGGAAGGCCTCCACCTCCGCTTGCCGCAGCAGGTCCAGCTCATCGCGGGTCGCCGTGATGAGCTGGCAATTCTCGCGCGCCAGCCGCCGTACCAGGGCGCTGCCCACCATGCCGCGATGGCCGGCGACCCAGACGCGCTTGCCATCAAGGGTATGACTCATCCTTCCACACTCACCGGCAGGTCGAGCCCGTGCAGCTTGAGCAGGGCCACGCGACGGGCCGCCTTGTGGTCGGCATGGACCATTTCGCGGCACATGTCGCGCGCGGTGGTCTCAGGCGTCCAGCCCAGCTGCTGTTTGGCCTTGCTGGGGTCGCCCAACAGGGTTCCCACTTCGGCGGGCCGGAAATATTTGGGGTCGATGCGGATGATGACGTCGCCGACATGGACGGCCGGGGCCAGATCGCCGGCGACGCTGCAGACCGCGCCGATCTCGTCCACGCCCGTGCCGGAAAAGGAGAGGGTGATGCCCAGTTCGGCAGCGGTCCAGGTGATGAAGTCGCGCACCGAATGCTGCACGCCGGTGGCGATGACGAAATCCTCGGCATGATCCTGCTGCAGCATCAGCCACTGCATGCGGACATAGTCGCGAGCGTGGCCCCAGTCGCGCAGGGAGTCGATATTGCCCATGTAGAGGCAGGGTTCGAGGCCCAGGGCGATATTGGCGAGGCCGCGGGTGATCTTGCGCGTGACGAAAGTCTCGCCCCGGCGTGGGCTTTCATGGTTGAAGAGGATGCCATTGCAGGCATAAAGCCCATAGGCCTCGCGATAGTTGACCGTGATCCAATAGGCATAGAGCTTGGCAACGGCATAGGGCGAGCGCGGGTGGAAGGGCGTGGTTTCGCGCTGGGGGATCTCCTGCACCAGGCCATAGAGTTCGGAGGTGGAGGCCTGGTAGAAGCGGGTCTTGCGCTCCAGCCCCAGGAAACGGATGGCCTCGAGCACACGCAGCGTGCCGGTAGCGTCGACGTCGGTGGTATATTCGGGCGCCTCGAAGGACACGGCCACATGGGACTGGGCGCCGAGGTTATAGACTTCGTCCGGCTCGATGTCGCGGATCAGGCGGATCAGGCTGGAGCTGTCGGTGAGGTCGCCGTAATGCAGCTTCATCCGCGCATCGCCGACATGGCGGTCCTCGTAGAGGTGGTCGATGCGCTGCGTGTTGAACAGTGAGGCACGGCGCTTGAGGCCATGCACCTCGTAGTTCTTTTCGAGCAGCAATTCGGTGAGATAGGACCCGTCCTGTCCGGTAATGCCGGTGACAAGGGCCACTTTGCGGGGCTGTGCCAAGGAACCAATACCCTGATCGGGCCGCGCAGGAGAGCTCGGCCACAATTGCCAAGAACAAAAAATAAAGCGTATCAAAACAATAGAGTAGGGCGGTGCCTCGAAATCGACCGGCGCCGCATGTAAGCATATCTCCTGATACGATTTGTGCAAGCAGCAGTGCTGGCAAGCCCATGCTGGCAAGCCCATGCTGGCGGCTTGACTTCTGCTCGGCGCGACGGCCAATTCGGCCCCACTATTCCGGAGGATGACTTGATGAATTATTGCCTGAAATCGCCAATGCTTGGCCTTGCGGCCACTGCACTGATGCTGTTGGCCGCCAATGTGTCGATGGCGCAGGACGAGGTTGCTGCGGACGGCGCCAGCCCACCGGCAAAACTGACGCTGGTGGCCGCAAACGGCGATCGGCTCGACTATAGGGTGAGCGACGCCTCCCTCTATCTATCCAGCAATCCCGGCTACGAAGGCGTAGCGCCAACCACCGACCTGTCACTATCGCTGTCGGCGATCACCCCTCTCAACGCCGAACTGCTGGAATGGGCCGCACAGACGGGCGCCAAGACCAAGGACGACTATGACATCGTGCTGACCGGCACGCTGGATGAGGACGGCACGCCGCGCGAGGTGCAGTATGAGATCAGCGGCGCGCTGGTCAATTCCTTCTCTACCTCGCTCTCGGTCTATGCGACGCCGAGCGTCTCGCTGTCGCTGACCGGCGGCAAGCTGGTAATGGATGGCATTGCGATGAACTGACCATCACCGGAAGGCGCCGTAATGGCGCTTTCCGTCCTCAATGGGTCGCGGAAGGGAGGATGGTGCCGGCAGCAGGGTTCGAACCCGCGACCCCCTGATTACAAATCAGGTGCTCTACCAACTGAGCTATACCGGCAGCGGTTTGCGTCTAGCATTGAGGCTAGGCGCTCGCAAGGGTTTGAGCGCTTTTGGCACAGCTCAGTTGTCGGACTTGTCCTGGCCCTTGTCGCTCTGGGTCGGCTGATCCTGCTTGCTGCCGCCGTCCTTGTTGCCGAGGTCGTCGATATTGTCGTCCTTCTGCTCGCCGGGCGTGGTTTCGAGCGGCGCGGGCTTGGACTTTTCGTGGGCCATTTCGGTCTCCTCTGCTGTGTGGGAAGGTCAACCATCGGGGCGGCCAGCGGTTCCGGCAGCGTATCTCCGGGCGGCTCGTAGAATTATTTTTCTCCGGCTTGGCAATGTGACGCGGTGTCCGCAATGGCGAAGGCTGTGGGTTTGGAGAGCGTTGCCGGCACGATTGAAATCGCCGCACAAATTTGCCCCGGGCGCCGGAGAGGCCTGTAATTCCGGCGGTTTCTGGCTTGATGGGCCGGGGCTCTGGCCGTAACCAGAGGCAAGGTTTGGGAGCCTATTTTTCCAGGAACCGGAACAGGAAGAGCTAAGTGGATCGCAACCGCCTGACGCATCTGCAAACCCTCGAGGCTGAGAGCATCGAGATCCTGCGCGAAGTGGCCGCCAGTTTCGAGCGGCCGGTGATGATGTATTCCATCGGCAAGGATTCCAGCGTTTTGCTGCATCTGGCGCGCAAGGCCTTCTTTCCCAGCAAGATCCCGTTCCCGCTGCTGCATGTGAACACGACCTGGAAATTCCGGGAGATGATCGCCTTCCGCGATGCCATGGCGGAAAAATACGGCTTCGACCTGATCAGCCACACCAATCCGGAAGGGTTGGCCAATGGCATCAACCCATTCGATCATGGATCGTCGCGTTTCACCGACATCATGAAGACCCAGGCGCTGCGCCAGGCGCTCAATGCCGGGCGTTATGACGCAGCGATCGGGGGAGCGCGGCGGGACGAGGAAAAGTCGCGCGCCAAGGAACGCATTTTTTCGCATCGCAATGCCAGCCATGCCTGGGACCCGAAGAACCAGCGGCCCGAACTCTGGCGCGTGTTCAATACGCGGCTCAATCCGGGCGAGAGCATGCGCGTCTTCCCGATCTCCAATTGGACCGAGCTCGACGTCTGGACCTATATCTACAAGGAAAATATCGAGCTGCCGTCGCTCTACTATGCCAAGAGCCGCCCCGTGGTGGACCGGCAGGGTACGCTGATCATGGTGGATGACGACCGCTTCCGCCTCGAGCCGGGCGAACAGCCGCGCCAGGAAATGGTGCGCTTCCGCACGTTGGGCGACTATCCACTGACCGGGGCCATCCGTTCCGACGCGGCGGATCTGCCGTCCATCATCATGGAAATGCAGGCGAGCCGGACCTCGGAGCGCGAAGGGCGGCTGATCGACAGCGATAGCGTCGGCTCGATGGAAAAGAAGAAGCAGGAAGGGTATTTCTGATGAGCTTCGCCCTTGCGACACCCGACACCGATATTGGTCTCTGGCTCGAACAGCAGACCGACAAATCCCTGCTGCGCTTTCTGACCTGCGGTTCGGTGGATGACGGCAAGTCGACGCTGATCGGCCGCCTGCTTTATGACAGCCAGCTCATTCTCGACGACCAGTTGGCGAGCCTCAAGAAGGAAAGCCACAATCGTCCCGTCGGTGACGAGGGGATCGATTTTTCGCTGCTGGTCGACGGGCTGACTGCCGAGCGCGAACAGGGCATTACTATCGACGTGGCCTATCGCTTCTTTTCGACCGACAAACGCAAGTTCATCGTCGCCGATACGCCAGGCCACGAACAATATACCCGCAATATGGCAACCGGCGCCTCCAATGCCGATCTGGCGCTGGTGCTGATCGACGCCCGCAAGGGCGTGCTGACCCAGACGCGCCGACACTCGTTTATCCTGTCGCTGATCGGGGTGAAACATGTGGTGCTGGTGGTCAACAAGATCGATCTCGTCGACTACGACCAGGCCACTTTCGACCGGATCGTTGCCGAATATCGGGCCTTTGCCGAGCCGCTGGGCTTCAAGACGCTGGCGGCGGTGCCGGTGTCGGCCCTGCGCGGCGACAATATCCTGGCAAAGAGCGAGCGCACGTCGTGGTTTGCCGGCACGCCGCTGGTGCCTTATCTCGAAACCATTGCAGTGGCGGAGGATCGCACGGCCGGCAAATTGCGCTTCCCGGTGCAATGGGTAAACCGGCCCAATCTCGATTTCCGCGGCTTTTCCGGCACGGTGGCGTCGGGCATCGTCACGGTGGGCGACGAGGTGCTGATTGCCTCCTCGCGCAAGCCGGCGGTGGTTAAATCCATTGTCACCATGGATGGCGAGCTGCGAACTGCCGTGGCAGGGCAGGCGGTGACGCTGGTGCTCGACCGCGAGGTGGATATTTCGCGCGGCGATGTTCTGACCCACGCTGGCGAGACCCCGGAATATTCCAACCAGTTCCAGGCGCGGCTGGTGTGGATGAGCGAAGAGCCGGCCTATCCGGGGCGGTCCTATCTGCTCAAGCTGGGCACGCAGCTGGTGCCGGCAACGATCACCGATCTCAAATTCCGCACCAATGTGAATACGCTGGAGCAGACAGCGGCGACCAAGGTCGATCTCAACGAGGTGGCAACCGTCACCATTGCCACCGACAAGCCGATCGCCTTCGATGCCTATGCCAGCAATGCGCTGACTGGCGGCTTTATCCTGGTCGATCGCATCTCCAATGCGACGCTGGGGGCGGGGACGGTGGAATTCGGCCTGCGCCGGGCGCAGAACCTGACCTATCAGGCGTTCGACGTGAACCGCGAGGTCCGAGCCCAGATGAAGGGGCAGGCGCCGCGCATCGTCTGGTTCACCGGGCTGTCCGGTTCGGGCAAATCGTCGATTGCCAACCTCCTGGAAAAGCGCCTGACCGCCGAAGGCAAGCACGCCTATATCCTCGATGGCGACAATGTGCGGCACGGGCTCAACAGGGATCTCGGCTTTACCGAAGCCGCGCGTGTTGAAAATATCCGTCGCGTGGCCGAAGTGGCCAAGCTGATGGCCGATGCCGGGCTGATCGTGCTGGTGTCCTTCATCTCGCCCTTCGAGAAGGAGCGGCGGCTGGCGCGCGAAATCGCGGGCGATATCAGTTTCGTCGAAGTCTATGTTGATACGCCGCTCGAAGTCTGCGAAGCGCGTGATCCCAAGGGGCTCTACAGGAAGGCCCGTGCCGGTGAGATCAAGAATTTTACCGGCATCGATTCACCCTTCGAGCCGCCGACCACGCCGGAACTGGTGCTGCATGGCGCGGAGCAGGAGACGCTGGTGCTGGCCAACCAATTGCACGACTGGCTGAAGATCTAAGGGGAGGGCGCCGCGGGCGCCCTTTTCATTCAGGGATGTGTCCCACTCGCGATTGATTCAACAGCGCGTTATCATAACAGATTTGCAACTGGCGCGATTGCCAGTCCATTAACGTTTCGCTAATGGCTCCGGACCAACGGTTGGTGTTGCCGAACATTGAGATTCGGTCGCCGGAGAGTGCGGAATGTTAGAAGTGGCGCTGGTCGTGTATGCGGCGATCGCGATGTTTTTCCTGCTGATGTCGCGCTCGGAGAAGCGCCGCACGGGTGAGAAGAATACGATCTCAGGTCTTGTGCTGAGCCTGGCCTGGCCCGGGCTGCTGATCGCGGTCGCAATCCAGGCCCTGGTCATCAAACTGCGCAACCCGTCCAGGCGCCGCGAAGCGCAGCGCCCGGTCAAGCTCGAAACGCAGAAGAGCAACTAGGCCCGGCCGAACTCGTCCTCGATGCGAATGATGTCGTCTTCGCCGAGATATGAACCGGTCTGCACTTCGATCAGCTCCAGTTCGATCTTGCCCGGGTTGGCCAGGCGATGCGTACAGCCCAGGGGCAGGTAGATCGACTGGTTTTCGCTCAGCGTCGTGATTGTGCCATCGACGGTCACTTCCGCTGTGCCGCGGACAACGATCCAGTGCTCGGCGCGGTGATGGTGCTTCTGGAGGCTCAGCTTCTTGCCGGGCTTGACGAAGAGGCGCTTGACCTGGAAGCGCTCGCCGGCCAGCACTGACGCATAGCCGCCCCAGGGGCGGTAGGCGGTCTTGTGGATTTCGGTGAGGTTGACCGTTGCCTTGTCGGCTTTCAGCACTTTCACCATGGCGCCAACCTTCTGCGCCTCGGAGAGCTTGCCGACATAGACCGCATCATTGGTGGCAATGACGGCGACGTCGTCGAGACCATTCACGGCGACATGGGCATGGTCGGTGACGACCAGCGAATTGGAGACGCTGTCGAGCGTCACCGAACCCTGGGTGACATTGTTGGCGTGATCCTGTTCGGCGCTCTTCCAGACGGCGTCCCAGCTGCCGAGATCGGACCAGCCAAAATCGACGGCGACGACGGCGGCCTTGTCGGTCTTTTCAAAGATCGCATAGTCGATGGAAATGTTGGGCGCCTTGGCGAAGGTCTCCTCGTCGAGACGGATGAAATCGA includes these proteins:
- a CDS encoding glycosyltransferase; this encodes MQRAMQRRGHAVFAVDPYAVLRGNRWVTAWAWRTGTMGISRLIERHIRQSVGDGAFDVAFVDNGELVSASAVKFLRARAGRVALFNRDNPFVSRDGMRWRTLRTALRHYDLYATPRQSTAEIARAAGVKHVLRVNFFADEVLHRPQIPTAEEQAQFGSPVSFVGSWFAERGPFMETLARRGVPLKVIGQRWERADNFAAFRHVVVPGYLDSAAYSAAVRSAEIAICMLSKGNQDLQTSRSSEIPAMGVVLCAERTAEHMAMYVEGEEALFWSSAEECADLCLGLLADPARLARIAAGGRRRVLTNDNWAETTMEQILLAAVGEVALS
- a CDS encoding glycosyltransferase, which translates into the protein MSAPRLDLVTGSLSRQGGGVAEVARQTGLGLVGEGTFDVRLVATRDGDLDRDLHNLGTLAVRAYRFFGPSTFRISPGLFWRVLTSDADVMAVHGLWAFHGFAVLAWHLRTGRPYVLVPHGMLEPWILRRSRGLKRLVSLLYQDLLLHCAAGFQVLTEAESRDVRALLPAAHCVAIANAVGQNQPEDALPQWHGEAMRSRRVYLFFGRIHDKKGWLELCLAWQVLCRRDCGFAARSQLVFCGWLDQVADFDLAVAALNAEFGNVSHVGPQYGQEKARSLQAAHVLVLPSKSEGLPVVVLEAWSHGIPVLMTEACNLPQGFASGAALRIGEDAPSVIEGLAQADRWDKFEIVSMSKAARALVAQAFSPAVIAGEISSLLQSVLVRSGRAT
- a CDS encoding putative colanic acid biosynthesis acetyltransferase produces the protein MSAPLDARVARPLGGGASFSLRHRLLRALWGVTWLLLARWTPPVARRWRIALLNLFGARVSSEANVYASVAVWYPPHLSMDGGATLGPGVQCYCMDRVHIGRGAVVSLRAFLCGGTHDVDDADFQLVTRPIHIGDHAWIAAEAFVGPGVTVGPGAVLGARGVATRELDAWTVYVGNPARAVRRRKRVGA
- a CDS encoding glycosyltransferase family 2 protein; this encodes MILTHNEAIHLSRALDSVASFARSVHVVDSGSGDGTVEIAKARGAEVLVHAWRNYADQFQWGMDNIDSDADWILRLDADEVIGADLAARFYSEVSQLPAEVAGINIDRRHVFMGRWIRFGGRYPLTLLRLFRRGQGRIEQRWMDEHIVLESGRTVHFAGSFSDVNLKDLSFFTAKHNGYATREAVDIINQRHGLFPRDMAVTAGSTSVQAGLKRFIKERVYNALPPELSALGYFLYRYLLQLGFLDGREGLIYHVLQGFWYRFLVGAKVVEYERELVHWQTRAAKLDRLTALTGLALTSPATPAAPAPVAPPHPSQDL
- a CDS encoding GDP-L-fucose synthase, coding for MSHTLDGKRVWVAGHRGMVGSALVRRLARENCQLITATRDELDLLRQAEVEAFLRDMRPDVVVMAAARVGGILANDTLPADFLHENLMVEANTIAAAHANGVERLLFLGSSCIYPKFAPQPITEESLLTGPLEPTNQWYAVAKIAGIKLVQAYRRQYGRDYISAMPTNLYGPGDNFDLQSSHVLPALIRKAHEAKLSGAPGITVWGTGRPRRELLHVDDCADALVFLLKAYSGEEQVNVGSGTDLSILELTQMVCRVVGYEGEMRHDLSKPDGTPRKLMSADKLRNLGWQPSLDLETGIARTYAWFLENIAAARGV
- the gmd gene encoding GDP-mannose 4,6-dehydratase; protein product: MAQPRKVALVTGITGQDGSYLTELLLEKNYEVHGLKRRASLFNTQRIDHLYEDRHVGDARMKLHYGDLTDSSSLIRLIRDIEPDEVYNLGAQSHVAVSFEAPEYTTDVDATGTLRVLEAIRFLGLERKTRFYQASTSELYGLVQEIPQRETTPFHPRSPYAVAKLYAYWITVNYREAYGLYACNGILFNHESPRRGETFVTRKITRGLANIALGLEPCLYMGNIDSLRDWGHARDYVRMQWLMLQQDHAEDFVIATGVQHSVRDFITWTAAELGITLSFSGTGVDEIGAVCSVAGDLAPAVHVGDVIIRIDPKYFRPAEVGTLLGDPSKAKQQLGWTPETTARDMCREMVHADHKAARRVALLKLHGLDLPVSVEG
- the cysD gene encoding sulfate adenylyltransferase subunit CysD; the protein is MDRNRLTHLQTLEAESIEILREVAASFERPVMMYSIGKDSSVLLHLARKAFFPSKIPFPLLHVNTTWKFREMIAFRDAMAEKYGFDLISHTNPEGLANGINPFDHGSSRFTDIMKTQALRQALNAGRYDAAIGGARRDEEKSRAKERIFSHRNASHAWDPKNQRPELWRVFNTRLNPGESMRVFPISNWTELDVWTYIYKENIELPSLYYAKSRPVVDRQGTLIMVDDDRFRLEPGEQPRQEMVRFRTLGDYPLTGAIRSDAADLPSIIMEMQASRTSEREGRLIDSDSVGSMEKKKQEGYF